Genomic window (Equus przewalskii isolate Varuska chromosome 12, EquPr2, whole genome shotgun sequence):
GAGGGCAGTGGGAAGGTAAGGAGTGGCGGCTCTAGGTTATTCCAGAGTGACCGCGTTCTGCTGTAAACGGGTTAAAACTCGTCATCTGTGAACGGTCTCTGGCCAAGGAGGGTCAGGAGAGAGAGGCGGTCCTTCTGAGGGTCAGGTGCCAGGAGAAGCAGGGACCTACCGCCCACCGGCCGGCGACCCTGCCTGCCCCATGCTGGGCCCCCACCTGGGTGAGGGGTCAGCTGCATCCTGCAAAGGCTGGACCCCCCGCGCTGCGGCAGTGGCCTCACCCACCGGCCGCCCCTAGGAGAGCAGCTGGAGCACCTGCCGGAGGCGCTGGGTCTTCTCCAGCAGGAGGGGGTCCGGGCTGGCGGCGCCCGCCTCGTCCAGCTCCTGCATCAGAGCTTCAGCTTTCTGCACAGTCAGCTCGCGGGCCCGGCCCCTGAGCCCCTCCAGGTAAGCCAGCAAGGTGGAGAAGTGCTTGTCGGGAACCTGGACGGGAAGAGGACAAGTACTGtcaggggcaggcaggggtggCAGTGGTGCAGGGACACGAGCAGTGGAGACACGAGGTGCTCACAGCGTGGGCTCCTGGTCCTGTGGCTGCGCCTCGGGTCTCACCCCTGTGCCTCAAGGGCACCGTCTGGCCCAAGTGTCCACACACCAGGGCCTGAGGAGCTCAGGTGGCTGGGCAGCAGAGGACACCCCATCGGCAAAGGGCCCTGGGCCACACCTGCTCCCCCTCGGTCCCCTCGCTCCAGGATGACAGCACTGGGGGAACGGGGAGGGcgggctggcctgggggccatCCTCAGCTGGCCCTGGGCCACCTCCTCACAGATCAGCTCTGGCTTGCACCAAGGGGGCCGGCAGCCATCAGTTTTCACGCCCTCCTGAAATGCCACTGACAGTAAATAGATCTATTTTCAGAGATCAATCTGCCAGGACAGAGAGGAcggaggaaaaggaaacagtcaCGATGTTGGGGGCTGGGGATGAACGATGACCGACTCGGAAGATCTGGGGCAGAAGACACTTCAGCTGAGCAAAGCAACTGGGCAGTGGGTCGcccccctgcctgcccccaggcGGCAGAAGTGGCTGTGCGGTCACTCCTAGGAGAGCGAAGATGAGGCTGAAGACAGGAGCGGCTGGAAGTCCACTTAAGAAGCAGTTAGCGGCCCGCACGTCTCGACTTCAAACCCACGACAGAGCCGCAGTGATGGAGACCGTGGTCCCGGCACCGAGACGATGGATCCGTGCACAGAACCGAGAGTCCAGGGATAAAGGCCGACACCCGTGGTCAGCCGATTTCCAACACAACCTTCTCTCCATCTGCGATGCCAGGACAACCGGATGCCACGGGCAAGAGCCTGAAGCCGGACCCTGCCTCACACCGTGCACAAAAGTCAACCCAAAACGGATCACAGACCTGCAAGTAAGAGCTAAAACCGCACAACTCTTGGAGGAAACACAGGAGGAAATCCGTGAGACCTCGGCtcaggcaatgatttcttagctctgacaccaaaaacacaggcaacccAAGAAAAACTAGGTATATCAGCCTTCATCAAAATCGACACCTGCCCCAGGACACTCCCGTGCCCGTGAGGGCTGTGGTCTCAGCCAGGGGGCAAGGGCCACCCGGCTGGAGCAGGGGCCCAGAGgtgcccacagcccctcctcaGGGAGCGGGTCTTGCCGCGTCCAGGGAAGTGGGAAGCGGCCTGGCACCTGGTCAGCCCAGTTGTCACCCCAACACGTTGGCCAGGAGCACCTCacccctgggaggggaggggaagctcccggagcccaggcccaggcagggTGGGTGATGAGAGCTCTGCACACAGCTCCCCGCTGGCTCCCCGCAGGTGACGCCTGCTCCAGAGCGTTCTTGGGATGGCCTGTCCcctgggcctgggctctggggacagatGGCTGCCAACCTGCTGGGGGAGCCCTGAGCTTCCCCGAGTGGGGAGTCGACTTGGGGCTGTGCAGGACAGCGGGCTTGTGGCAAGGATGCAGCGCGTTGTCACACTCAGCGCGGGGCTCCGGAGCGGGCCGCACTGCCGGCTGATGATTCCTGCAGTGCTGCTGGCACATCCTGGCCCAGCCTGTGCGCCGGCTCACAAGGCCGTTCCCCCTGCTGCACCTGTAGCCTGACTCGAGAGCTCGGCTCACAGGTGCCTGCTTCCTGGAGGTCCCTCCCCATCACATGCACGCAGGGTACCCGACCTCAACCTGTTGGCCCTGGGAGCTGTCACAACCGTAACGAAAACCATACTTGTCGAAACGGACGATGAGGGCGATGGATTCCAACCCTGGGGGGAACACGGGTCTGTGCTGACAGGACTAACTCCACCGCGCACGGGAGGCGGCAGTGGTCAGCACAGTGACAACTGACCCAGGCAGCACCCACTGACGGAGGTGAGGATCGGTGGGCAAAAGTCTGAGGAGAAACGGGGTTTCCGTCATCTCAGAGCAGCTTCCCGCAGACACGCACCAGCCGCTAAAGGCAACAGTAACTCTACAGAGAAAAACCAGGCCGACCCGAGCTGGATCACGTGAGCACCGTCAGCACAGACCACCAGGACACGCTGGGGGCACCAACGGGCCCCACCGAATCTGGACGGGGACAGACGAGCCCAAGCTGTCCACATCTGCAAGATAACTGGCCTCGCCAAGCACGTCAAGGTCATGAAGAGCAGGTGAGACAAGGAAAGTTCCAGACTGCAGGAGACCGCAGGAACAGACAAGCAAACGGGTGGGTTCTAGACTGGGTGCCCCGCACAAGGACGTCGCTGAGAAGTGGGAGGGATGGCGGCCACGTGACAAGGAGCCCCCGACTCTGAGTGGCTTGTGGTTGCACGGGGGGATGTCCTGACCTGTAGGGAACGCACACTGGAGCGTGCTGGAAGTGGTGGCATCTCCTaacctcagcccccaccccaccccaacccaggATTAAGAGGGTGCCCCCGGGTGAGACGGGGCAGGCCAACAGCCCAGGCCCCGGAGCCTGGAGGCCTGATGGCCAGAGTCTGGCGGCTGGACAAAGCCCAGCTGGGGTGGAGGGGCCCCGGGGCAGGCCGACAAGGCTCTTGCTCCCTGACCCCAAGCAAGTCCCTCTCTCTGAGCCCGGGGTTTCATTCTGTAAGATAAAGGGCTGGACTGGTGACCCCAAGAGGGTCCCCCACAAGCTCTCCAGCCTCTTTCATAACCTGGGATGGGCCTCGAGAAGAATGGCCTCAGGCAGGGGCCTGGCTGCTGGCGAGGGCAGCTGGGGCCTGCCCTTCCCATGCCTGTGCTGGACCAGGGGCTGAGGGCGTGAGGGGCTTGGAGACCTCGGCCTGTGGTCTGAGCAAGCCTGCCAGTGGGCTGTTCCATCCTGGTCCCTGGgaggcccggccccgcccccacgtGCACAGACCTCCCGTCCCCGGTCCCCTGAATGCACAGACCTCTCGGCCCCTCCCGCCCTGCCCCCCGCGTGCACAGACCTTGTCGCTGTCGTACATGTGCAGCAGGAGCCAGGTCTGCCTCGTCTTCTGAAACCTCCAGTCCTGGTGCTTCTGGGCCCAGCTGGGAACGCAAGGACACGACAGCtcaggaggggccaggaggagcTGGAAGGGTCTTGTCCAGGCCTGCGGGGCTTCTGGGGAGGACCCTGCCCAGCCCGAGGGAGGCAGACGCAGAGCAGAGGGGGCTCAGAGGCCTGACCTCCGCACGCCCGCTGCGGGCCCTTGGCCAAGCCGGGCCTGCCCAAACATCTGCAACAGGGCCTAGTCCAGACGGCACGGGGCCAGGGCTTTCAGCTCTGCAGTTCCAGGATTTCGTAACTGTACTGTGAACACCCTGCATCTCGTGAATTCAGTCATTCTTCTGGAAGCACTGACTGTGCGCTCCGGCAGGGATGGTCTGCCGCTAGAGTGAGGGCAGCCTGTGGGCCGCGCACGTGGATGGAGCAGGAGGGAGCAAGCCAGGAGGAGCCGGGAGCCCGCACCTGCCATGCAGGGAGCCACGCTGGGCCCTCCCGCCAGGCGTGGACCTCAGCCTGGGCTCGTCCGGCCCCTGCATCTGCTGCTCCCATGATCTCCAGAGagcctgtctggccggccggccCTGTTACAGTTCGTCATTCTCTGCAAAAGACTTTCCCTGTTCAGACCACCGTGTGGCTCATCCCCCAGTTGTGCCCTGGCCGATTCACCTGCCCGGAGGACAATGCGTGGCCTCGCTGCCCGCAGCGTCTCCAGGGTTCCTCCTGAGCTGGCAGAGGGTATGGGAGGGGCCGTGTGGGCACCCAGTTCCACCAGCCTGGTTCCCATCGCTGCTGCCTTGACAGCGTAGACAAGCCACACATCCAACCTGACCCTGGGACTCCAGGCTGCGTCAGGCTCAACCACCCGCGTGGCCGACGGAGCCCCCAGAAGCAGCTCGGGGTGTCTGTGGACAGGTAGGACCAAGGAGCCGTGGGCTGGCTTCAGATTGCTGACAGGACACAGGACGCCAGGGGCTGGAGCCTGGAGTGTGGGTTCCATGGAAACCCATGACAGGCAGAGAGATCCGCTCCCTGTCCCAGGCCCTGTCCCAGTGTCCCCACACGAGAGCGTCCCTGAGCCCGATTGCAGGGcacaggggcagagaggaggcccCCAAACTGCAGGATGACGAGAACAACGACTGAAAGTGACAGCGGGTGACggcaggcagagaggacagaCCCTGCCTGGCCTGCAGCTCAGCCCAGGACACACCTCCCCGGAGGCAGAGCCCCCCGGGGATGGAGGATCTCTGTGTATTTCCACAGTGAGCAGAGAAAGGGAGCGATCCGAGGTTGGCAGTGGGGAGTGGGGGCCTGGAACGGGCATGGGCTGCCTGGTGCTGAGGCTGAGCCCGACCCTCTCCAGCAGGTGGAGGTGTGAGCGGCTCTCAGCACCGTGAGGTCACGGATGAAGGATGTTTCAATGCCCCAGATGGGGGCAAACAGCAGCTCAGTTGCTGCCCAGCTCTGAGCCCACAGTGCCCCCAGGGCCGCAGCGTGCCCGGGCAAGGCTGATAGGTGTGGTGGTGGCTCCGAGGCCCAGGGACAGGCCCAGCTGTGCTGCTCAGGGCTGCAGCCCCACAGGGAGCGTGGGATCGAGGCCCTGTCTGAGCCCACTTCTGGCAGACTTCTGAGCCCCTGAGCCGCAGGACTGTCTCCTTCCAGGCCCCTCCCAACACCGCCATCTTCCCTGGGgcgccctcccagcccccacacGCATGGCAACGCCTGCTTTCAGAGTCATCCCGTGAGAGCATGGTCTGGAGGTGCCAACACTGCTGACACGCCAAAGGCAGAGCTCCCTACCCATTCCCTTAGGCGACCAGAGAAATCAGGACTGATGGGGCCTCAGGCTGTGATGGGTGGGGCAGCCTCTTGCCTCTGCAGGCAGGACCCAGCCCCTGGCACTGCGCCCTGTGCCTCTCCCCCACGCAGCCTCACCCCTCTAGTTCCCTCCATTCTGCCTGAAGGCTGATCTGACCCAGAAACAAGCTGCTCCCCCCTCCCTCGGGGCGCCCCCAAATGCTGgatctccctctgcccccagcccaggctgctccAATTGGTTCTCCATCACTGGGAGGTGGTTCCCGCCCACCTGTGAATCAGCGAGCTGCTCTGCAGGCCCCCAACCCGGGCTCCATCGGCCCCGACTGGCAAACTGTGCTTCTGTAGGGTGGGGCAGGACACCACTGAATTTCTCTGTGAGGAAAGGGAGTAACTTAACTGAAGACATGTTTCCTATAAAGAAACTGGGAGACTTTGGTGAGAAATACCGACCCCCTTGCTCATGCAGACTGCTAAGTCACGGGCCCTCACAGGAGGGGACGGCACAGCTTGGAGGTCTACCCCATTCCAGGAAGAGCGGCTGCCCCCAGGCTGGAGCACATGGGATCAGGCAGCCGGCCGGGACGGGAGGAccctggggccaggccagctAGGAGTTGTCAGAAAGATTTCAGGGCTGCACGTGAGGGGTCACAATCGGCCGGTGGtcagccccactccccaccaGACGTGGGGCTCCCCTGGTCCCCTGTCCCAGGTCACAGTCTGTAATGAGGATGCAGCTGCGGGGCCGGGCACTCAGCCCCGGGGACAGGACGCCTCCATCACGGTGGAAGGAGGGAGCAAGGGGCACCTCCTGGTCCAGGTCTGTCAAGTGGGGCAGGAACACCTGCCTCGCCGGGGTCCTGATGGGGCTGTCTGTAcgggagagggaggaagtggcCTGTTGACACTCATGCTCTCAGGAGCTCCCACCCCCCTGCAGCGACAGTGACGGCCCTGCTGTGACAACAAGCACCCGGCAGGCGCTCACCAGCCTGGATGAGGAGGCTTGACTCTCAGGTGTCTACTGGGGAAACGGGGCCCAGCGCCCTGGGTGGAGTGTGCTTCCCTGGGTCATCCTGTGGCTCCGAGGGTGGGCAGCCGGAGCGGTTCCTTGTGCCGCCAGCGGCCCAGGGGAGCTCTCTGCCCACAGCAGCTGCAAGCAGTCTATGGGGCGCGGGCAGGAGATCAGAGGGGCCCCAGGAAAGGAGGGAATGCAGCCAAGCCAGTCTCTCTCCTCGTGCCCGGCAGGGGCCACAGCTTGCCCACAGGCCCAGGTGCTGCACCCCTCCGCCCCCACGGTGGGACCACCAGGCTGACCTGCCCTTCCAGGAGGCAGGGCAATGCGTGCGACGCTCCGCTCCTGACAGCCTCAAAGGGCCTTTATCGCCTGGGTGTGAAGAACCACATCCACCAACCCTTAGTTTAAAAACAGGGACCCTTTCCCGAGCCCCCTCCAGAGAAACTGGGGGGAGGGCTCTGGCACTGAGACGCCACCGGAGGCCACCTTGAAGCCAGCGTCTCGAACGTCTGTACTGTCACAGACGCTGCCAACTAGGGGACAAGTCGCCCCCAAAACCAGCCAGCAGGAGGCTCATCGGCCAAGGGCCTCCTGCCTGAACCGCCCTGCCCTCCTCGGGCCTGGTGCCTAGACCCCCTACAGGACACATCGAGCTGACCATGGAGAGGGGCAGCACCCCCCGCTCCCCGGACGGCCACACTCACAGGCGCCAGGCCAGGGCAGCTCCGAGTGTCTCCTGAGCCCGGCCGAGGGGTCTGGGCCTCTCAGGGTGGAGCTCGGGCGAGCCCGCCATGAGGGCCGAGCCTCGGTGTGGGGTCTCAGGAGGGGAGCCGCGTCCTGGGCTGTGATATCCCACAGACGcccaggggtgaggggaggctTATTTCTGACAGAAGGGTAGGCCAGGGGTCATCATGGCCCCAATCCCACGTGCATGCACGGGCCCAGCTCCCCCGCATGGGACTCACAGCTGCCAGGCAATCCCGGGGTCCACGTGGGGCAGTCTCCCCACCAGCCCACGGAGGACGTCCCTGCTGAGTCCTCTGAAGCAGCCCCGGGAGGAGAGCTCACAGTCGCAGGGGTGAAGCCTAGGGCGCTGAGTGCTCCACGCCGCGGGTGGGCCTGGTCGCTGGCATTGGGCAGGGCcctgctgctctcccctcccctcctttcatCTGCTCTCTGGGGACCGGGCCCCTGGCCCTCCTCTTATCTGGATATGGTCTACACTGAGTGGCCACAAGCACCTGCAGGCCTCCTGGTCTGTCCTTACTCCCCGCACACCCCCATCGGGCTCCATCCGCATCCCACTGGGCAGCCTGAGGTCCACTCCTGTGGCTGGCGCCTGCCTGGCCTGTCCACCTGCTCCTCTGTCCAGCCCCGGCCCTGGCTCCCTCTGTCTACAGCAACTGACCTCTGGCCGTGACCTGTGACCCTGCCTGCAGAGGACCAAGGGCCAGAGCCCAGTGGCTCCAGCCCCGCAGGAAGCACCATGCCCTGGCGTGCACACTCGGGAACGTGCTTCGGCTCTCAGGGTGGCTCTGGGCGCCGTGTCAGCCCCCACGTCAGAGGAGGAAGCCGAGGCCACAGAGAAGGACTAGCTTGAGGACCCACGATGACAAGTGACAGAGCTGGCTCCAGCCCAGGCCGCCTGTCCCCAAGGCTGGTGCCTGTTCTAGCTAAggtcccacccccaggcccctggctggGGCAGTGCTCCAGGGGGCACAGGCATGGCTCCCATATCGTGGCAGGGACTCGGTGCGGGCTTGTGTCGCCGAGCGGCACCCACTTGGCCCTGGGAGCGTAATacctgcagcccagccccacctcctttGCTGCCAGCCGACGGAGCGATAGGCACCTGTCCTCCTGTCCAGGCTCGGCCCCACCCCCCAGCTGACATCACAGGGACCTCTGGCCACGAGCCCGAGGGACAGTTTTCAGTCATGTCAGAGGACTTGCCGCACTGATacgttttttttgtgaggaagactgtcgctgagctaacacctgtgtccgTCGCCCTCTATTGtgtgtgtgggacgccactgcagcacggcttgatgagcggtgtgtaggtatGCACCCGGAAGcagaacccacgaaccccgggccaccaaagcagagcatgtgaacttagccactaggccactgggctggcccctgcactgATGCTTCTGACACCGTCTCCCCTGTCACTCTATAGTCATCAGCAATCGGGGAAACATGAACCAGAACAACCAGAAATGCTCAGAAATCGGTAACTGTCCCATGTGGCTGAGAGAGCCTGTTCTTGAGGGTCGCTGGTATGGCCTCTGCAGGGTGCACCTTCGAGACCCACAGTGCCAGGTCTGGGCATCGGCCTGAGAAACACATGTCGTCCAGGGAGACGTGTCCCACACGCTGAGAGGTGGCATCTCCCCCGGCTGTCCCGTCTTCCTGCTCTCAGTTGGTGGCATCACTACCTGTCTGTCGCCGGACCTGAAAGCTGGGGCCACCTGACACCCCTCTTCATCACCCGCACGTGGCCTGTGGATTCTGCGCGTGTGTGTCTGTAGTAAAACACATGGTACGAATGTGCCATCTTAACCACCTGGCAGTGCACAGTTCAGGGGCGTTGAGCACATTTACGTCGTTGTGCAGCCATcacaccgtccatctccagaacttcatCTTCCCAAAGAAGCTCGGTCCCCATTACACACGaactccccagccccttcccccagcccctggccccaccctctactttctctgtctgaatttGACGTTCCAGGGGCCTCACGTAAGTAGGATCACACAGtattgtctttttgtaactgtcttatttcactcagcataatgtcctcaaggttcacccatgtcgtagcaggtgtcagaatctCCTTGTGACAACTTTCACCGTTTTCCACATTGTGTTTATCGGTTCACCTGTCGACGGACACTGGGGCTGCTTCCACCTGTTGGTCACCGTGAGTAGTGCTGCTATGCACACAGGTGGCATGCATCTGGTGTCCTGTGGGTTCTTGCctcctaaatatttctccaatctgccccctctctccctctctccagggCCTGCCCTGGGCTGCTGCTCTGCACTGACCAGGCTGGGGCCTGACCAGGAGGCCCAGGTCTCAGGCCCCGGCAGTGCAGCTGGCCAGCGCCCACTGCTGAATCTGGCGAGTCCCAATTTCCAGGTCCTGGGCAGGGGTGCGGGGTGGTGGGGCGGGCAGTGTGTCTTTTGCGAGCTATGCTTGTGATAATGAAGAAACCAGGCAGACAAGCAGGTGACCAGAGATGGGTGTCCTCCCCAGCCTCGGGATGGCCCCCATGTGGGCACACGCTCACAGCACAGCAAGCCAGCCCCTGAGACCCGCCCGTGCACATGCACTCAGCAGGACAGAGTTCAGTGTCCCGGCCAGAGTCGAATGCGAGCGGCTGCAGCCACGGCAGAACCACGGAACAACAATCCACCCCCACGACCTACAAGCAGCGCCGGGGAGTGGGGAAAGGTCACAGTGAGAGTAGGTCTCGGCCAGGAGGAGGCAGCGGCCAGGTCCCAGGCTCAGACCCCTGCACGGGACAGAGGATACAGACACCCTCTGATGGGCAGCAGGGACAGGCAGGTGCAGAGCCCACCCAGATGGGCTCTGCTGGCCAGGACTCGCCCACAGGATTGCCTGGGGCGGCATGGGGGCCAGCTCCTTCACACCCGGTGTGGTGTGACTTTCCAGAAAGTCTGCAGCCTCTGAGGGTAGCATGGTGAGGGGCCCACCGAAACATGTCCTGGGTGGAAggtctgggccagccctgagctcccTGCAAGCAGGTCCCCGTCATTCTGGGCCCACCTCGTAGGAGGGGCACACGGCATGGACGGTAACTCGCACAGTAACTACCTCTGGACCGGCCAACCTCCCAGTTGACTCTGAGAAGGAGTCACCCCTCTCACGGGATGTGCCTGGTCTCCCTGGTTGCCAACAGCCCTGATGGCCCCACCAGCCGAGACCACCGGAGAGGCCTCCATGCTCCCAGGAGCAAGGGCCCTCAGACACCTGGCTTCGTGACCCACGCAGTCCCTTAAGGTTAGGCAAAGACAAGACATGACGTGACGGGCTGTGGCAAGGCCGcgaaaggagggaggaggcctGCCCTCTGGACGCAGAAGCCCCCTCGCGCTGGCCCCTCGGGGAGGCACGGCCTTGGCACCGATCAGGGCTGGAGCGTCTCTCCACACCAACCAGCTTCGGTCCTGGGCTTTGCTTTGGGAAGACACCCCAGTGCCCCGGCTATTCTGCGTGGATGTGGTTTCCCGGGGTCGGGAGGCGTGGAGGGCTCCGAACAGCAAAGGTCCTCTCCTGACCTCCGATACATGCACCCTCGGGACCTGAGCGCCTCCCCAACTCTCCCGGGGCCACAGGAGTCGGAGGAGGCCAAAGGATGGAGTGGCTGACTGAGATGCTGCTGGGGACGCCGTGCTGGACATGCCTTGCGAGAGTCTCAGAGGTGCCCTCCCTGGACGCCTCTGGACACCTGCGTGACCTCTGCCCCCAAGCATTTCTGAGGCACCAGCCAGCCATGACACCGCCTCTACTTCCTGCGGGACGTGGCCCAAAGCTTTCTGGTGGGCGAGGATGATTCGCGACCCCGAAAACCCACTGCAGGTAGGTGGTCTGCTTCCGAGGTGGGGAAAGCCCCTGGTCGAATGGGCCGTGCTAGCCACCCCTGGACAGCAGCTCTGTCCCCGccagccctcccagcctccaCGGCCCGAGCTCCCAGGGCTCAAGGGCTCCAGCCAGGGGTGGGAAGGCCCCACCCCGAGAGGGTGTCTGTCAACGTGTCAGAGCAGGCCAGTCCTCTCCATGGCACGCTGGTTCCAGGAGAGCTCCTCCAGCTGCCAGGTAGCCCAGAATGCGGGAAGACCCCAAGGGCCTGCACGGCACACAACCATGGGTCGTTAAGGCCGATGGTCTGCAGATGGGGTACAGGGGCTGCTGGTCCAGGCCGGGCCGCCTGTCCCTCAGCTCTGACAGCTGCTCAGGGTGAGGGGGAGCAGCAGGTAGAGAGAACAGACAGCTTGATCGGCGTCCCCGCCCCCAGCAGGCACCTGGAATCTCCA
Coding sequences:
- the CHLSN gene encoding protein cholesin isoform X5, whose translation is MYDSDKVPDKHFSTLLAYLEGLRGRARELTVQKAEALMQELDEAGAASPDPLLLEKTQRLRQVLQLLS
- the CHLSN gene encoding protein cholesin isoform X6; translation: MRSARGLRPARRTRRPGREGAAACRALQETDPELSPEEKRVLERKLKKERKKEERKRLREAGTAAAQKPPARRSGAELALDYLCSWAQKHQDWRFQKTRQTWLLLHMYDSDKVPDKHFSTLLAYLEGLRGRARELTVQKAEALMQELDEAGAASPDPLLLEKTQRLRQVLQLLS